In Elephas maximus indicus isolate mEleMax1 chromosome 7, mEleMax1 primary haplotype, whole genome shotgun sequence, the following proteins share a genomic window:
- the LOC126078749 gene encoding caspase-12-like: MLDGFFDDFIEKNVLNGEELQRLGGDINVIVNRTENLVEDITEKTQKAGKIFMDRLFNPKKQLRLKYEDENEDSEREEKAGSAQALALPPAEFQNESEDDETVENGDLAQASFLPLTAPPETNDELMLCPPHYFQKVKTKRGNEIYPVMEKAGRTRLALIICNKEFDHLSTRDGAEIDILGMQDVLENLGYLVVVKKNLSAQEMEEELRQFAARPEHKSSDSTFLVFMSHGILDGICGKKHSSQQPDILKDDTIFRIFNNSNCKNLKDKPKIIIMQACRGGDGIVWMTDMGEASTHSFQPSQCNIQNDAITKAHVEKDFIAFKASTPHNVSWRLDTNGSLFISQLVNCFKKYSCYYHLEEVFRKMLVLRIQVVVFRTTTEVGSRGSDQDGANSAVTDLAFQ; this comes from the exons ATGCTTGATGGCTTTTTTGATGACTTCATAGAGAAGAATGTGTTAAATGGAGAAGAATTACAGAGACTGGGGGGAGACATTAATGTCATCGTGAATAGGACTGAAAACCTTGTTGAAGATATCACTGAGAAAACCCAGAAGGCCGGCAAAATATTTATGGACCGCCTCTTCAACCCCAAGAAACAGCTGAGATTAA AATATGAAGATGAAAATGAAGATAGTGAACGTGAGGAAAAAGCTGGGTCAGCCCAGGCATTGGCTCTCCCTCCAGCAG AATTCCAAAATGAAAGTGAAGATGATGAAACTGTGGAGAATGGTGATTTGGCCCAGGCATCATTTTTACCTCTGACAG ctCCTCCAGAAACCAATGATGAATTGATGCTTTGCCCTCCTCATTATTTCCAAAAAGTGAAGACAAAAAGGGGAAATGAG ATATATCCAGTGATGGAGAAGGCAGGCCGAACACGCCTGGCCCTCATCATCTGCAACAAAGAATTTGACCATCTTTCTACTCGGGATGGTGCTGAAATTGACATTTTGGGAATGCAAGACGTGCTGGAAAACCTTGGATACTTAGTGGTTGTAAAAAAGAATCTCTCAGCTCAG GAAATGGAAGAAGAGCTAAGGCAGTTTGCTGCCCGCCCAGAGCACAAGTCCTCAGACAGCACATTTCTGGTATTTATGTCACACGGCATCCTAGATGGAATCTGTGGGAAGAAGCACAGTTCACAACAGCCAGATATTCTGAAAGATGATACTATCTTTCGAATTTTCAACAACAGCAACTGCAAGAACCTCAAAGACAAACCCAAAATCATCATCATGCAAGCCTGCCGAGGTG GTGATGGGATTGTTTGGATGACTGACATGGGAGAAGCATCTACACACAGTTTCCAGCCCTCACAATGTAACATCCAGAATGATGCAATTACAAAGGCCCAcgtggagaaggacttcattgCTTTCAAAGCGTCGACCCCAC ATAATGTTTCTTGGAGGCTTGACACAAATGGCTCTCTCTTCATTTCTCAACTTGTCAACTGCTTCAAGAAGTATTCTTGTTATTATCATTTGGAGGAAGTTTTTAGAAAG